From the Candidatus Kapaibacterium sp. genome, the window TGAAAAATGAATTTCAAGGTACGGAAACCCAAATAATTGACGACAAAAGCCAATCAAAACTAAAATTATTAACCGAACAATTACGCGTTTATCAATGGGTGAAGAACACACTTGTGTTTTTGCCGATGCTACTCGCACATGTGATAGACCAAAGTATGATAATCAGCAGCACGCTGACATTTTTCGCATTGAGTTTTATGGCATCTGCCATTTATGTAATTAATGATTTATTCGATATCGAAGCAGACCGCAAGCACGTTGACAAGAAAAACCGTCCTCTTGCATCAGGCAGACTTAAAATCCTTTCAGCGGCTAAACTTGTACCAATACTATTTACAATGGCTGTAGTATTAGCATATTTCGCCAAAGGTTTTGATACATTGGGTGTAATATTGATTTATTTTGCCGTAACCGTATTATATTCCTTGTGGTTCAAGCGATTAAACATGGCGGATATTATAATTCTGGCAGGATTATATACATTGAGATTATTGCTTGGCGGCGTTGCGACCGACACTTTAATTTCGCATTGGCTCTTGTCATTTTCGATGTTCTTCTTCTTATCGCTTGCGAGTTTGAAGCGATTTATAGAGTTGAAATCTATAGAATTGAACAATTCAAGCAAATCCGTTCGTGGCTACAATACCGACGATACATTATTGATGATGATAATCGGTGTAGCTTCCGGATTAATCTCAGTAGTGGTTTATGTGCTTTATATTAATTCCCCTGCGGTTGTCGTGCTTTACAAAAATCATTTTGTAATGTATCTTATCGCTCCTGTAATATTATATTGGATTACGCGAACTTGGCTGATAGCCAATCGCGGGCAAATTCA encodes:
- a CDS encoding UbiA family prenyltransferase — its product is MQDLNKYPLCVDLDGTLIRTDIMFESIFLLLKKNIFYIFMIPIWLMKGRYELKEQLAKHVEPNVEILPYNEEVIRISEAAHAAGRDVYLVTASYHTIAEKVGQKFPFFKGTYASKDGINLVAKTKSDFLVKQFGKGQFDYAGDSYKDRFVWQNSHGKVLVNCSDEMKNEFQGTETQIIDDKSQSKLKLLTEQLRVYQWVKNTLVFLPMLLAHVIDQSMIISSTLTFFALSFMASAIYVINDLFDIEADRKHVDKKNRPLASGRLKILSAAKLVPILFTMAVVLAYFAKGFDTLGVILIYFAVTVLYSLWFKRLNMADIIILAGLYTLRLLLGGVATDTLISHWLLSFSMFFFLSLASLKRFIELKSIELNNSSKSVRGYNTDDTLLMMIIGVASGLISVVVYVLYINSPAVVVLYKNHFVMYLIAPVILYWITRTWLIANRGQIHHDPVVFAFRDRASHFVVIIIFILSVIGML